One part of the Xylocopa sonorina isolate GNS202 chromosome 10, iyXylSono1_principal, whole genome shotgun sequence genome encodes these proteins:
- the LOC143428130 gene encoding LIM/homeobox protein Lhx9 produces MLKEVGCGSSTPPPGDGAVSNRQVGTGENNNADGSLGCGGCGREIAERWYLRAADRAWHCGCLRCCHCRVPLAAELTCFARDGNIYCKEDYYRLFAVSRCSRCRAGISASELVMRARDLVYHVACFTCASCGTPLNKGDHFGQRDGLVYCRPHYELLCCAGDYGSAASNIEDIGSPGVSPLPAYYSAAEQSPITSSGTVQKGRPRKRKLSEVTGSEMPVTMRLAAGALELLHPTELSSSMESLAAYEASVGSPGPVHQSQRTKRMRTSFKHHQLRTMKNYFAINQNPDAKDLKQLAQKTGLSKRVLQVWFQNARAKWRRNMMRQEGNTTTSNVGCPGTPVPSNTAGSPNVGPAASILGDSNSMPSTSMEELHALHHLHSGVSSQVSFSDLY; encoded by the exons ATGTTGAAGGAAGTCGGGTGTGGGAGCAGCACACCCCCGCCAGGGGATGGTGCCGTCAGCAACCGGCAGGTTGGCACCGGTGAGAACAACAACGCTGATGGAAGCCTCGGCTGCGGGGGTTGCGGCCGGGAGATAGCCGAGAGATGGTACCTAAGGGCCGCGGATCGCGCCTGGCACTGCGGCTGTCTTCGTTGCTGCCACTGCCGGGTGCCTCTCGCCGCCGAGTTGACGTGTTTCGCCAGGGACGGCAACATCTACTGCAAAGAGGATTATTATAG ATTGTTCGCCGTTTCAAGATGTTCCCGATGCCGAGCCGGGATTTCCGCGTCGGAGCTGGTGATGCGCGCAAGGGACCTGGTCTACCACGTGGCCTGTTTTACGTGCGCCTCATGCGGCACCCCGCTGAACAAGGGCGATCATTTCGGGCAGAGGGACGGCCTGGTCTACTGTAG ACCTCACTACGAGTTGCTGTGCTGCGCGGGGGATTACGGAAGCGCAGCCAGCAACATCGAGGACATCGGCTCGCCAGGGGTGTCGCCGCTTCCGGCTTATTACAGCGCCGCTGAACAGAGCCCGATCACCTCTTCCGGCACGGTGCAGAAGGGTCGTCCCAGAAAGAGGAAGCTGTCAGAAGTGACCGGCTCCGAGATGCCCGTTACCATGAGACTAGCCGCTGGAGCCCTAG AGCTGCTTCATCCTACCGAACTGTCCTCGTCCATGGAATCTTTGGCAGCGTACGAAGCGTCTGTCGGCTCTCCCGGGCCGGTACATCAGAGCCAACGGACGAAACGCATGAGAACTAGCTTCAAGCACCATCAGTTGCGAACGATGAAGAATTATTTTGCTATAAATCAGAATCCCGACGCGAAGGACCTCAAGCAACTGGCGCAGAAGACAGGGCTCTCGAAGAGGGTGCTTCAG GTCTGGTTCCAAAATGCCCGCGCGAAATGGCGACGGAACATGATGAGGCAAGAGGGCAACACGACTACCAGCAATGTGGGGTGTCCAGGGACGCCGGTCCCATCGAACACGGCCGGCTCGCCAAACGTGGGACCAGCAGCCAGCATCCTAGGGGACAGCAACAGCATGCCGTCGACCTCGATGGAGGAGCTGCACGCTCTTCATCACCTACATTCCGGCGTTTCCTCCCAGGTCTCGTTCTCCGATCTTTACTGA